Proteins encoded in a region of the Raphanus sativus cultivar WK10039 chromosome 8, ASM80110v3, whole genome shotgun sequence genome:
- the LOC108822545 gene encoding F-box/kelch-repeat protein SKIP6 produces the protein MSRPAAKDTIVLRCFPLVLRSDHAASSSSQVPKRYHSLLASQELNKTRLLLGRTKEKERLYVCLSTTPKSTPSWFLLRPETTGKKTLIPVPSLPSQPQTFSSYVPLDWGIYVIGGFKDGDVRSSDVSLLDCRTNTWREVPSMSVGRAAAAAGAVDGKIYVFGGCEEVKESNWAEVYDPKTETWEAFAPLPDCSEGDNVVRETLVMDEKVYGVDFWSGNFLSYSPCEGKWGRKKTEEVKSYYCVVEKVLYGCDEVGNVFWRESEEVVWKEVKGLEALQEVFSGSNSVRSSAFRERVRKLSSFGLNIVVFWVGHKGDVWCAEISLERREEEEGEIWGRIQWSEDLAAFRNTFRRPTVEVLYAAAVNV, from the coding sequence ATGTCCAGACCCGCCGCCAAAGATACGATTGTTCTGAGGTGCTTCCCTCTGGTGCTGAGATCAGATCATGCGGCCTCCTCGTCGTCTCAAGTCCCCAAAAGGTATCACTCTCTATTGGCTTCGCAAGAGTTGAACAAGACGCGATTGCTGTTAGGTCGCACGAAAGAGAAAGAGCGTCTCTACGTGTGCTTGAGCACCACGCCTAAATCAACCCCCAGCTGGTTTCTCCTCCGCCCTGAAACTACGGGGAAGAAGACCTTGATCCCTGTGCCTTCTCTCCCCTCCCAGCCTCAGACTTTCTCCTCTTACGTGCCGTTGGATTGGGGGATTTACGTTATCGGTGGATTTAAAGACGGAGATGTTCGCTCCTCTGACGTGTCGCTCCTGGATTGTCGGACTAACACGTGGCGTGAAGTCCCTTCCATGTCGGTTGGTCGAGCTGCAGCTGCGGCTGGAGCTGTGGACGGGAAGATATACGTGTTCGGAGGCTGCGAGGAGGTTAAGGAATCAAACTGGGCGGAGGTGTACGATCCGAAGACCGAAACCTGGGAGGCTTTCGCACCCTTGCCTGATTGTAGCGAAGGTGATAATGTCGTCCGGGAGACGCTAGTGATGGATGAGAAGGTGTACGGAGTGGACTTCTGGAGCGGCAACTTTTTAAGCTACTCGCCGTGCGAGGGTAAATGGGGAAGAAAGAAGACAGAAGAAGTCAAGAGCTACTATTGTGTGGTGGAGAAAGTGTTGTACGGATGTGATGAAGTCGGGAATGTGTTTTGGCGCGAGTCAGAGGAGGTGGTGTGGAAGGAAGTGAAAGGTTTAGAGGCTTTACAGGAGGTTTTCTCTGGCTCGAACAGTGTTAGGTCCTCTGCGTTCAGGGAGCGTGTAAGGAAGCTGAGCAGTTTCGGTTTGAACATTGTGGTCTTTTGGGTTGGGCATAAGGGAGATGTTTGGTGTGCTGAGATTTCCTTGGAGAGACGCGAGGAGGAGGAAGGTGAGATTTGGGGAAGGATCCAGTGGTCTGAAGATCTCGCCGCGTTTCGGAACACCTTCAGGCGTCCCACCGTTGAGGTTTTGTATGCAGCTGCTGTTAACGTCTAA
- the LOC130498791 gene encoding uncharacterized protein LOC130498791 produces MSHLLRRLKLSLRVGHLTASSRYFSNCIIKVIPCGTTLRDGDVGHLAIYSYVDKVIDCTQKKVPMELVKGIGTIGASHGWVATLKNGIVCLQDDFDPYASNTDPKRIPLPPLVTLPHCQTQIVTNIAMSSSSPDDEDCILAVKFLGPQLSLCRPAQRDCKWSNIRISDPSFFSSHVMYSKRNGMFSMPAAGGNYTASCDLGRHVNEPKIQMLSYPEERVFEDLYLSTGWSTT; encoded by the exons atgTCTCATCTTCTCAGGCGGCTCAAGCTATCTCTCCGAGTAGGCCACCTCACCGCTTCTTCTCGATACTTCTCTAATTGCATCATCAAAGTAATACCTTGTGGAACTACTCTGAGAGATGGTGACGTTGGACATCTAGCTATCTACAGCTATGTTGATAAAGTGATCGACTGCACACAAAAGAAGGTGCCTATGGAGTTAGTAAAGGGGATCGGAACCATAGGAGCATCCCACGGCTGGGTAGCGACTCTGAAAAATGGGATCGTGTGTCTTCAAGATGACTTCGATCCCTATGCATCGAATACTGACCCAAAACGCATTCCCCTGCCTCCACTTGTAACTCTGCCTCATTGCCAAACCCAAATCGTAACCAACATAGCAATGTCCTCTTCTTCCCCAGACGATGAAGACTGCATCCTTGCTGTAAAGTTCTTGGGACCTCAGCTAAGCTTGTGCAGGCCTGCTCAGAGAGATTGCAAGTGGAGCAACATCAGAATCTCAGACCCCAGCTTCTTCTCCTCACATGTAATGTACTCCAAGAGAAATGGCATGTTCTCCATGCCCGCTGCTGGAGGAAACTACACAGCATCGTGTGATCTTGGGAGACACGTGAACGAACCAAAGATTCAGATGCTGTCGTACCCGGAAGAACGCGTGTTTGAAGACCTGTATCTGAGCACGG GATGGAGCACTACTTGa
- the LOC108837109 gene encoding uncharacterized protein LOC108837109: MSHLLRQLKLSLRRNLTASSRFLSSSPIYYVRGAEPCEHGNIETIRIPSLKVPMELLKEVGVVGASHGWITTLKNGVVCLQDDLDLHALPDTEPKRIPLPPLVTLPHCQTQIVTNVAMSSSSPDDEDCIVAVKFLGPQLSLCRPAQRDCKWSNIRITDPSFFSSHVMYSKRDGMFSMPASRGHYTGSWDLGRHMKEPKLQMLRLRAEEDQIPKMKKRMWQRLESCCTKQHYLVESLHTDETFMVKWYTESRPIANNTLDLWDHFLVLKIDKEGNAVYTKDIGDLCILLSKSEPICMPAKLNRRVQNCIYMLTEREFAIVSISCNQKFCRTPFACSLPYYYISKSLI, encoded by the exons ATGTCTCATCTTCTCAGGCAGCTCAAGCTATCCCTCCGA AGAAACCTCACTGCTTCTTCTAGGTTCTTGTCGTCTTCCCCAATCTATTATGTCAGGGGTGCTGAACCATGTGAACATGGAAATATCGAAACTATCAGGATACCTTCTCTTAAGGTGCCTATGGAGTTACTCAAGGAGGTGGGAGTCGTAGGAGCATCCCATGGCTGGATAACAACTTTGAAAAATGGGGTTGTGTGTCTTCAAGATGACCTAGATCTCCATGCACTACCGGATACTGAACCAAAACGCATTCCTCTACCTCCCCTTGTAACTCTACCTCATTGCCAAACCCAAATCGTAACCAACGTAGCTATGTCCTCTTCTTCTCCTGATGATGAAGACTGCATCGTGGCTGTCAAGTTCTTAGGACCTCAGCTAAGCTTGTGTAGACCTGCTCAGAGAGATTGCAAGTGGAGCAACATCAGAATCACAGACCccagcttcttctcctcccATGTAATGTACTCCAAGAGGGATGGCATGTTCTCGATGCCCGCTTCTAGAGGTCACTACACGGGATCATGGGATCTTGGAAGACAcatgaaggaaccaaagctgcaGATGTTGCGGCTTCGCGCTGAAGAAGATCAAATtccaaaaatgaaaaagagGATGTGGCAGCGATTGGAGTCGTGTTGTACGAAGCAACACTACTTAGTGGAGTCGTTACACACTGATGAGACTTTTATGGTGAAGTGGTACACAGAAAGTCGTCCCATTGCCAACAATACTTTGGATTTATGGGACCATTTCCTTGTACTGAAGATAGACAAGGAAGGGAACGCTGTTTACACGAAAGACATTGGAGATCTCTGCATTTTATTATCCAAGTCTGAACCCATATGTATGCCGGCTAAATTGAACCGAAGAGTCCAAAACTGCATCTATATGTTGACCGAGCGCGAGTTTGCCATTGTCAGTATCAGCTGTAACCAAAAGTTTTGTAGAACACCTTTCGCTTGCTCCTTACCTTACTACTATATTTCAAAAAGTCTAATATAG
- the LOC130498790 gene encoding ABC transporter D family member 1-like isoform X1, whose product MPSLQLLQLTERGRGLVASRRKSILLAAGIVAAGGAAAYLKSRISSRSSSRHCNGHSDDDEALEKTTGKDKKPAKKKKGGGLKSLQVLTAILLSQMGKMGARDLLALVGTVVFRTALSNRLAKVQGFLFRAAFLRRAPLFLRLITENIILCFMLSTMHSTSKYITGALSLRFRKILTKLIHSHYFENMVYYKISHVDGRITHPEQRIASDIPRFSSELSELIQDDLTAVTDGILYAWRLCSYASPKYIFWILAYVLGAGTAIRNFSPSFGKLMSKEQQLEGEYRQLHSRLRTHSESIAFYGGETREESHIQQKFKNLVSHMSVVLHDHWWFGMIQDFLLKYLGATVAVILIIEPFFSGHLRPDDSTLGRAEMLSNIRYHTSVIISLFQALGTLSISSRRLSRLSGYADRIHELMAVSRELSGDDKVSFQRNRSRNYLSEANYVEFSGVKVVTPTGNVLVEDLTLRVEQGSNLLITGPNGSGKSSLFRVLGGLWPLVSGHIVKPGVGSDLNKEIFYVPQRPYMAVGTLRDQLIYPLTSDQESVPLTETGMVELLKNVDLEYLLDRYQPDREVNWGDELSLGEQQRLGMARLFYHKPKFAILDECTSAVTTDMEERFAAKVRAMGTSCITISHRPALVAFHDVILSLDGEGGWNVYYKRDDSVLLTDAGDDSVQISDTNRQNDAMVVQRAFAAARKESASKAQSYLTQLIEKSPVVDKSVVLPRFPQPRTSPRALPLRVAAMLNTLIPTLFDKQGAQLLLVACLVVSRTLISDRIASLNGTTVKYVLEQDKAAFVRLIGLSVLQSGASSVIAPSLKHLTQRLALGWRIRLTQHLLRNYLRNNAFYKVFHMSGNSIDADQRLTRDLEKLTHDLSGLLTGMVKPSVDILWFTWRMKLLTGQRGVAILYTYMLLGLGFLRRVAPDFGDLAGEEQQLEGKFRFMHERLNTHAESIAFFGGGAREKAMVDTKFRALLDHSLMLLKKKWVYGILDDFVTKQLPNNVTWGLSLLYALEHKGDRALVSTQGELAHALRYLASVVSQSFMAFGDILELHKKFLELSGGINRIFELDEFLDASQSGVTSDNHRSRLDSQDRISFSEVDIITPAQKLMASKLSCEIVSGKSLLVTGPNGSGKTSVFRVLRDIWPTVCGRLFKPSLDIKELGSGNGIFFVPQRPYTCLGTLRDQIIYPLSKEEAEKRAAKLYTNVTGDSSAEAGSILDVHLKTILENVRLVYLLERDESGWDATTNWEDILSLGEQQRLGMARLFFHRPKFGILDECTNATSVDVEEQLYRVAKDMGVTFITSSQRPALIPFHSLELRLIDGEGNWELRSIEQTTE is encoded by the exons CCTATTCCGTGCTGCTTTCTTAAGGCGCGCCCCACTGTTTCTACGTCTCATCACCGAGAATATTATCTTGTGTTTCATGCTGTCCACGATGCACTCTACATCAAAGTACATCACTGGGGCCTTGAGTTTACGGTTCAGGAAGATATTGACGAAACTTATCCATTCGCATTATTTCGAG AACATGGTGTACTATAAAATATCACATGTGGATGGTCGGATTACGCATCCCGAGCAACGAATTGCCAGTGATATACCGAGATTCTCCTCGGAGTTGAGCGAACTTATTCAGGATGATTTGACGGCGGTTACTGATGGAATTTTGTATGCATGGCGTCTGTGTTCATATGCTAGTCCAAAATACATCTTCTGGATACTG GCATATGTACTAGGAGCCGGTACTGCGATAAGGAACTTTTCTCCTTCTTTCGGGAAATTGATGTCCAAAGAGCAGCAGTTGGAAGGGGAGTACCGGCAACTTCACTCACGCTTGAGGACTCATTCGGAAAGCATAGCATTCTATGGTGGGGAAACCAGGGAAGAATCTCATATACAACAAAAGTTCAAGAACCTTGTTAGCCATATGAGTGTCGTGCTTCATGATCACTGGTGGTTTGGCATGATCCAAGATTTCCTGCTGAAGTATCTTGGTGCCACAGTCGCTGTTATTCTGATTATAGAACCGTTCTTCTCCGGTCATCTAAGACCTGATGACTCGACACTAGGCAGAGCCGAGATGCTAAGCAATATAAGATATCACACCAGTGTCATTATTTCTCTCTTTCAGGCGTTGGGAACGCTTTCTATAAGTTCCAGGCGGCTCAGCCGACTCAG TGGTTATGCTGACCGAATCCATGAGTTGATGGCTGTCTCGAGAGAACTCAGTGGCGATGATAAAGTGTCTTTCCAGAGGAATAGAAGCAGAAATTACCTAAGTGAAGCTAACTATGTTGAGTTTTCCGGTGTCAAG GTTGTAACTCCAACGGGAAATGTTTTGGTGGAGGATCTAACCCTTCGAGTTGAGCAAGGGTCTAATCTTCTGATTACAG GTCCTAATGGAAGTGGCAAGAGTTCCCTTTTCCGAGTATTAGGAGGCCTATGGCCCCTGGTGTCTGGGCATATTGTGAAGCCAGGAGTTGGTTCTGATCTTAACAAGGAGATCTTCTACGTCCCTCAGCGGCCCTATATGGCAGTAGGAACACTTCGTGACCAGTTAATATATCCTCTTACTTCTGATCAAGAGTCTGTACCGCTCACTGAAACGGGGATGGTGGAGCTATTGAAAAAT GTCGACCTAGAATACTTATTGGATCGATACCAACCAGACAGAGAGGTTAACTGGGGTGACGAATTATCTCTTGGAGAGCAACAGAGATTAGGAATGGCCAGACTGTTCTATCACAAACCCAAATTTGCAATTCTTGATGAATGCACAAGTGCTGTGACAACTGACATGGAAGAACGTTTTGCTGCTAAGGTTCGAGCTATGGGAACTTCTTGCATAACAATATCCCATCGTCCAGCCCTTGTTGCATTCCATGATGTTATTCTTTCATTAGACGGAGAAGGTGGATGGAACGTTTACTACAAGAG GGACGACTCTGTACTTCTGACGGACGCTGGAGATGATTCAGTGCAAATTTCAGATACAAATCGGCAAAATGATGCGATGGTTGTTCAACGAGCTTTTGCTGCCGCTAGAAAG GAATCTGCATCAAAGGCTCAGTCGTACTTGACGCAGTTAATCGAAAAGTCACCAGTTGTTGATAAAAGTGTTGTGTTGCCTCGTTTTCCTCAACCTCGAACATCCCCAAGGGCGTTGCCATTAAGAGTAGCTGCAATGTTGAACACATTG ATACCCACTCTATTTGACAAACAAGGAGCACAACTTCTTTTGGTTGCTTGCCTTGTCGTCTCAAGAACACTGATCTCTGACCGAATAGCATCGTTGAATG GGACCACTGTTAAATATGTCTTGGAGCAAGATAAGGCAGCCTTTGTTCGTTTGATTGGTTTGAGTGTTCTCCAAAGTGGTGCATCTTCTGTCATTGCTCCTTCATTAAA GCATCTAACGCAAAGGCTAGCTCTAGGTTGGAGGATTCGCTTGACTCAACATCTGCTACGGAATTACTTGAGAAATAATGCGTTTTACAAG GTCTTCCACATGTCAGGCAATAGTATTGATGCGGACCAAAGACTCACTCGTGACCTGGAAAAATTAACCCATGACTTGTCTGGACTTCTTACTGGAATGGTAAAGCCATCGGTTGACATTCTTTG GTTTACCTGGAGGATGAAGCTATTGACTGGACAGAGAGGAGTTGCCATACTTTACACGTATATGTTACTTGGTCTGGGTTTTCTGAGACGTGTTGCTCCAGATTTTGGTGATCTAGCTGGTGAAGAACAGCAACTCGAGGGGAAGTTTAG GTTTATGCACGAGAGGCTGAACACGCATGCTGAATCCATTGCATTCTTTGGAGGTGGAGCTCGAGAAAAAGCT ATGGTTGACACAAAATTCAGGGCACTACTGGACCACTCTCTCATGCTCCTGAAGAAGAAATGGGTGTATGGCATACTTGATGATTTCGTGACAAAGCAGCTTCCCAATAATGTGACTTGGGGATTGAGTTTGTTGTATGCCCTAGAACACAAGGGAGACAGAGCACTTGTCTCCACTCAAG GTGAATTGGCACATGCATTGCGGTATCTAGCTTCCGTTGTCTCTCAAAGCTTTATGGCGTTTGGTGATATTCTTGAACTACACAAGAAGTTCCTTGAGCTCTCCGGTGGTATTAACAGAATTTTTGAGCTGGATGAGTTTTTGGATGCTTCTCAGTCAG GTGTTACCTCAGATAATCACAGAAGCCGTTTGGATTCTCAAGATCGAATTTCCTTTTCAGAGGTGGATATCATTACCCCTGCTCAGAAATTGATGGCTAGCAAGTTGTCATGCGAAATAGTTTCGGGGAAAAGCCTACTCGTCACAG GTCCAAACGGTAGTGGAAAGACTTCCGTATTTAGAGTCCTTAGAGATATATGGCCCACTGTATGTGGAAGACTTTTCAAACCATCATTGGATATCAAAGAGCTTGGGTCAGGGAATGGCATATTTTTTGTCCCTCAGCGACCTTATACATGTTTAGGGACGCTGAGAGATCAGATTATATACCCTCTATctaaagaagaagcagagaaaaGGGCAGCAAAGTTGTACACCAATG TAACAGGAGATAGCTCAGCTGAAGCTGGAAGCATTCTGGACGTTCATTTGAAAACCATCCTGGAGAATGTTCGGTTAGTTTATCTCTTGGAAAGAGATGAAAGTGGTTGGGATGCTACTACCAACTGGGAAGACATACTATCTCTTGGAGAGCAACAGAGGCTAGGCATG GCACGTTTATTCTTTCACAGACCGAAGTTTGGAATCCTTGATGAATGCACCAA TGCAACGAGTGTTGATGTTGAGGAACAGCTCTACAGGGTTGCAAAAGACATGGGAGTTACTTTCATAACCTCATCCCAA CGTCCGGCTTTGATCCCGTTCCACTCCTTGGAGCTAAGGCTGATCGATGGAGAAGGAAACTGGGAGCTACGTTCTATCGAGCAGACAACAGAGTAG
- the LOC130498790 gene encoding ABC transporter D family member 1-like isoform X2, with translation MPSLQLLQLTERGRGLVASRRKSILLAAGIVAAGGAAAYLKSRISSRSSSRHCNGHSDDDEALEKTTGKDKKPAKKKKGGGLKSLQVLTAILLSQMGKMGARDLLALVGTVVFRTALSNRLAKVQGFLFRAAFLRRAPLFLRLITENIILCFMLSTMHSTSKYITGALSLRFRKILTKLIHSHYFENMVYYKISHVDGRITHPEQRIASDIPRFSSELSELIQDDLTAVTDGILYAWRLCSYASPKYIFWILAYVLGAGTAIRNFSPSFGKLMSKEQQLEGEYRQLHSRLRTHSESIAFYGGETREESHIQQKFKNLVSHMSVVLHDHWWFGMIQDFLLKYLGATVAVILIIEPFFSGHLRPDDSTLGRAEMLSNIRYHTSVIISLFQALGTLSISSRRLSRLSGYADRIHELMAVSRELSGDDKVSFQRNRSRNYLSEANYVEFSGVKVVTPTGNVLVEDLTLRVEQGSNLLITGPNGSGKSSLFRVLGGLWPLVSGHIVKPGVGSDLNKEIFYVPQRPYMAVGTLRDQLIYPLTSDQESVPLTETGMVELLKNVDLEYLLDRYQPDREVNWGDELSLGEQQRLGMARLFYHKPKFAILDECTSAVTTDMEERFAAKVRAMGTSCITISHRPALVAFHDVILSLDGEGGWNVYYKRDDSVLLTDAGDDSVQISDTNRQNDAMVVQRAFAAARKESASKAQSYLTQLIEKSPVVDKSVVLPRFPQPRTSPRALPLRVAAMLNTLIPTLFDKQGAQLLLVACLVVSRTLISDRIASLNGTTVKYVLEQDKAAFVRLIGLSVLQSGASSVIAPSLKHLTQRLALGWRIRLTQHLLRNYLRNNAFYKVFHMSGNSIDADQRLTRDLEKLTHDLSGLLTGMVKPSVDILWFTWRMKLLTGQRGVAILYTYMLLGLGFLRRVAPDFGDLAGEEQQLEGKFRFMHERLNTHAESIAFFGGGAREKAMVDTKFRALLDHSLMLLKKKWVYGILDDFVTKQLPNNVTWGLSLLYALEHKGDRALVSTQGELAHALRYLASVVSQSFMAFGDILELHKKFLELSGGINRIFELDEFLDASQSGVTSDNHRSRLDSQDRISFSEVDIITPAQKLMASKLSCEIVSGKSLLVTGPNGSGKTSVFRVLRDIWPTVCGRLFKPSLDIKELGSGNGIFFVPQRPYTCLGTLRDQIIYPLSKEEAEKRAAKLYTNGDSSAEAGSILDVHLKTILENVRLVYLLERDESGWDATTNWEDILSLGEQQRLGMARLFFHRPKFGILDECTNATSVDVEEQLYRVAKDMGVTFITSSQRPALIPFHSLELRLIDGEGNWELRSIEQTTE, from the exons CCTATTCCGTGCTGCTTTCTTAAGGCGCGCCCCACTGTTTCTACGTCTCATCACCGAGAATATTATCTTGTGTTTCATGCTGTCCACGATGCACTCTACATCAAAGTACATCACTGGGGCCTTGAGTTTACGGTTCAGGAAGATATTGACGAAACTTATCCATTCGCATTATTTCGAG AACATGGTGTACTATAAAATATCACATGTGGATGGTCGGATTACGCATCCCGAGCAACGAATTGCCAGTGATATACCGAGATTCTCCTCGGAGTTGAGCGAACTTATTCAGGATGATTTGACGGCGGTTACTGATGGAATTTTGTATGCATGGCGTCTGTGTTCATATGCTAGTCCAAAATACATCTTCTGGATACTG GCATATGTACTAGGAGCCGGTACTGCGATAAGGAACTTTTCTCCTTCTTTCGGGAAATTGATGTCCAAAGAGCAGCAGTTGGAAGGGGAGTACCGGCAACTTCACTCACGCTTGAGGACTCATTCGGAAAGCATAGCATTCTATGGTGGGGAAACCAGGGAAGAATCTCATATACAACAAAAGTTCAAGAACCTTGTTAGCCATATGAGTGTCGTGCTTCATGATCACTGGTGGTTTGGCATGATCCAAGATTTCCTGCTGAAGTATCTTGGTGCCACAGTCGCTGTTATTCTGATTATAGAACCGTTCTTCTCCGGTCATCTAAGACCTGATGACTCGACACTAGGCAGAGCCGAGATGCTAAGCAATATAAGATATCACACCAGTGTCATTATTTCTCTCTTTCAGGCGTTGGGAACGCTTTCTATAAGTTCCAGGCGGCTCAGCCGACTCAG TGGTTATGCTGACCGAATCCATGAGTTGATGGCTGTCTCGAGAGAACTCAGTGGCGATGATAAAGTGTCTTTCCAGAGGAATAGAAGCAGAAATTACCTAAGTGAAGCTAACTATGTTGAGTTTTCCGGTGTCAAG GTTGTAACTCCAACGGGAAATGTTTTGGTGGAGGATCTAACCCTTCGAGTTGAGCAAGGGTCTAATCTTCTGATTACAG GTCCTAATGGAAGTGGCAAGAGTTCCCTTTTCCGAGTATTAGGAGGCCTATGGCCCCTGGTGTCTGGGCATATTGTGAAGCCAGGAGTTGGTTCTGATCTTAACAAGGAGATCTTCTACGTCCCTCAGCGGCCCTATATGGCAGTAGGAACACTTCGTGACCAGTTAATATATCCTCTTACTTCTGATCAAGAGTCTGTACCGCTCACTGAAACGGGGATGGTGGAGCTATTGAAAAAT GTCGACCTAGAATACTTATTGGATCGATACCAACCAGACAGAGAGGTTAACTGGGGTGACGAATTATCTCTTGGAGAGCAACAGAGATTAGGAATGGCCAGACTGTTCTATCACAAACCCAAATTTGCAATTCTTGATGAATGCACAAGTGCTGTGACAACTGACATGGAAGAACGTTTTGCTGCTAAGGTTCGAGCTATGGGAACTTCTTGCATAACAATATCCCATCGTCCAGCCCTTGTTGCATTCCATGATGTTATTCTTTCATTAGACGGAGAAGGTGGATGGAACGTTTACTACAAGAG GGACGACTCTGTACTTCTGACGGACGCTGGAGATGATTCAGTGCAAATTTCAGATACAAATCGGCAAAATGATGCGATGGTTGTTCAACGAGCTTTTGCTGCCGCTAGAAAG GAATCTGCATCAAAGGCTCAGTCGTACTTGACGCAGTTAATCGAAAAGTCACCAGTTGTTGATAAAAGTGTTGTGTTGCCTCGTTTTCCTCAACCTCGAACATCCCCAAGGGCGTTGCCATTAAGAGTAGCTGCAATGTTGAACACATTG ATACCCACTCTATTTGACAAACAAGGAGCACAACTTCTTTTGGTTGCTTGCCTTGTCGTCTCAAGAACACTGATCTCTGACCGAATAGCATCGTTGAATG GGACCACTGTTAAATATGTCTTGGAGCAAGATAAGGCAGCCTTTGTTCGTTTGATTGGTTTGAGTGTTCTCCAAAGTGGTGCATCTTCTGTCATTGCTCCTTCATTAAA GCATCTAACGCAAAGGCTAGCTCTAGGTTGGAGGATTCGCTTGACTCAACATCTGCTACGGAATTACTTGAGAAATAATGCGTTTTACAAG GTCTTCCACATGTCAGGCAATAGTATTGATGCGGACCAAAGACTCACTCGTGACCTGGAAAAATTAACCCATGACTTGTCTGGACTTCTTACTGGAATGGTAAAGCCATCGGTTGACATTCTTTG GTTTACCTGGAGGATGAAGCTATTGACTGGACAGAGAGGAGTTGCCATACTTTACACGTATATGTTACTTGGTCTGGGTTTTCTGAGACGTGTTGCTCCAGATTTTGGTGATCTAGCTGGTGAAGAACAGCAACTCGAGGGGAAGTTTAG GTTTATGCACGAGAGGCTGAACACGCATGCTGAATCCATTGCATTCTTTGGAGGTGGAGCTCGAGAAAAAGCT ATGGTTGACACAAAATTCAGGGCACTACTGGACCACTCTCTCATGCTCCTGAAGAAGAAATGGGTGTATGGCATACTTGATGATTTCGTGACAAAGCAGCTTCCCAATAATGTGACTTGGGGATTGAGTTTGTTGTATGCCCTAGAACACAAGGGAGACAGAGCACTTGTCTCCACTCAAG GTGAATTGGCACATGCATTGCGGTATCTAGCTTCCGTTGTCTCTCAAAGCTTTATGGCGTTTGGTGATATTCTTGAACTACACAAGAAGTTCCTTGAGCTCTCCGGTGGTATTAACAGAATTTTTGAGCTGGATGAGTTTTTGGATGCTTCTCAGTCAG GTGTTACCTCAGATAATCACAGAAGCCGTTTGGATTCTCAAGATCGAATTTCCTTTTCAGAGGTGGATATCATTACCCCTGCTCAGAAATTGATGGCTAGCAAGTTGTCATGCGAAATAGTTTCGGGGAAAAGCCTACTCGTCACAG GTCCAAACGGTAGTGGAAAGACTTCCGTATTTAGAGTCCTTAGAGATATATGGCCCACTGTATGTGGAAGACTTTTCAAACCATCATTGGATATCAAAGAGCTTGGGTCAGGGAATGGCATATTTTTTGTCCCTCAGCGACCTTATACATGTTTAGGGACGCTGAGAGATCAGATTATATACCCTCTATctaaagaagaagcagagaaaaGGGCAGCAAAGTTGTACACCAATG GAGATAGCTCAGCTGAAGCTGGAAGCATTCTGGACGTTCATTTGAAAACCATCCTGGAGAATGTTCGGTTAGTTTATCTCTTGGAAAGAGATGAAAGTGGTTGGGATGCTACTACCAACTGGGAAGACATACTATCTCTTGGAGAGCAACAGAGGCTAGGCATG GCACGTTTATTCTTTCACAGACCGAAGTTTGGAATCCTTGATGAATGCACCAA TGCAACGAGTGTTGATGTTGAGGAACAGCTCTACAGGGTTGCAAAAGACATGGGAGTTACTTTCATAACCTCATCCCAA CGTCCGGCTTTGATCCCGTTCCACTCCTTGGAGCTAAGGCTGATCGATGGAGAAGGAAACTGGGAGCTACGTTCTATCGAGCAGACAACAGAGTAG